In a genomic window of Nodosilinea sp. E11:
- a CDS encoding HAMP domain-containing sensor histidine kinase, which produces MAKVSLRSRLFLSHLAVMGIGILTLAIIGRLYTPRLFVISLERYENGVLSVQRRTQLVKGFEAAWSRGMLWAILVGGSTSGGLSYLVSRRIIRPLDQMTEVTRSFAAGHLNERVPPSEILEIQRLASSFNRMAADLEGVEEHRRELIGDLTHELRTPLTIIHGYLEGLADGTVTPEPELYQRLAGETTRLQRLVNDLQELSKLEAGYLPIQAQSVNLCPLLTALVRPFADQFVSTDRVVITLQCEPDLPLAYADPSRIEQIVINLLGNALRYTEKGAVTVNAWAQTGRIYVSVADTGIGIAEEDVPYVFERFWRADRSRNRSSGGTGLGLTICRRLVEVQGGKIEVKSEIGQGSEFTFWLPQAKSS; this is translated from the coding sequence ATGGCCAAAGTTAGCCTGCGAAGTCGGCTGTTTCTATCTCACCTGGCGGTGATGGGAATCGGCATTTTGACCCTGGCCATTATTGGGCGGCTCTACACGCCCCGTCTCTTTGTCATTTCCCTAGAGCGTTACGAGAATGGGGTGCTGAGTGTACAGCGCCGCACTCAGCTGGTAAAGGGGTTTGAAGCCGCCTGGAGCCGAGGCATGCTGTGGGCAATTTTAGTCGGAGGCAGCACGTCCGGGGGGCTCAGTTACCTAGTATCGCGACGGATTATTCGCCCCCTTGACCAGATGACCGAGGTGACGCGATCGTTTGCAGCGGGCCATCTCAATGAGCGCGTACCACCCTCAGAGATTTTAGAAATTCAGCGGTTAGCTAGCAGCTTTAACCGCATGGCAGCAGACCTGGAAGGCGTAGAAGAACACCGCCGCGAGCTAATTGGTGATTTGACCCACGAGTTGCGCACCCCGCTCACCATCATCCATGGCTATCTGGAGGGGTTGGCCGACGGCACTGTCACTCCAGAACCCGAGCTTTACCAGCGACTAGCCGGAGAGACGACGCGCCTGCAACGACTGGTTAACGACCTCCAAGAACTGTCAAAGCTGGAGGCGGGTTACCTGCCCATTCAAGCCCAATCAGTGAATTTGTGTCCTCTGTTGACCGCTCTGGTGCGGCCCTTTGCCGATCAGTTTGTCAGCACCGATCGCGTCGTGATTACCCTGCAGTGCGAGCCCGACCTGCCGCTAGCCTACGCTGATCCCAGCCGTATTGAGCAAATTGTGATCAACCTGCTGGGCAACGCCCTGCGCTACACCGAGAAAGGAGCGGTAACCGTGAATGCCTGGGCCCAAACCGGTCGAATTTATGTCAGCGTGGCGGACACCGGCATTGGCATTGCGGAGGAAGATGTACCCTACGTCTTTGAGCGGTTTTGGCGGGCCGATCGCTCCCGTAACCGCAGCTCTGGTGGTACCGGCTTGGGCCTAACCATCTGCCGCCGCCTAGTGGAGGTGCAGGGAGGCAAAATTGAGGTTAAGAGCGAGATCGGTCAGGGAAGTGAGTTTACCTTTTGGCTGCCCCAGGCCAAGAGCAGTTAA
- a CDS encoding indolepyruvate ferredoxin oxidoreductase subunit alpha encodes MAHTIVTNVCEGVADCVDACPVACIHEGPGKNTKGTDWYWIDFSTCIDCGICLQVCPVEGAILPEEQPDLQNTPA; translated from the coding sequence GTGGCCCACACCATTGTGACTAACGTCTGTGAAGGAGTCGCCGACTGCGTCGATGCTTGCCCAGTCGCCTGCATTCACGAAGGCCCCGGCAAAAATACCAAGGGCACTGACTGGTACTGGATCGACTTTTCGACCTGTATTGACTGTGGCATTTGCCTTCAAGTGTGCCCAGTTGAAGGGGCTATTTTGCCCGAGGAACAACCTGACTTGCAAAACACTCCTGCGTAG
- a CDS encoding ATP phosphoribosyltransferase regulatory subunit, whose protein sequence is MTYQPPTGARDLLPLDVAQKHWIENRLEQVFQRWGYHRIITSTVERMDTLMAGGAIDQAAVIELQPSGGMHLGLRPELTASIARTAVTRLARVTYPQRLYYNANVFRQAATGSHGGQQEFYQAGVELLGAGATVADAEMLLLLLDSLQNLHLDGWCLILGDAQLTQALLTPFAPEQRQPVRQALAALDRVALEGLDLPPDLRQHALALLDLRGHPEDVLQSLGQLPLEADTQTAVERLKSLVAMVREVTKSQAIALTLDLSLIQPFDYYTGLVFEVVSGPEQGCQVLGQGGRYDHLLAVFQGQGEGFPGIGFVLNIEALHQVLLPTGHLPQDTPPSDWLVVPTVPQAAAAAFTYAQTLRASASVVRAEVHLAPDEPAAATRDLARQRRISRIAWISPDGLPDIEALH, encoded by the coding sequence ATGACCTACCAACCTCCTACCGGAGCCCGTGACCTACTCCCCCTCGATGTTGCCCAAAAACACTGGATTGAAAATCGCCTAGAACAGGTCTTTCAGCGCTGGGGTTATCACCGCATTATTACCTCGACGGTAGAGCGCATGGACACGCTGATGGCCGGCGGTGCCATTGACCAGGCAGCGGTGATCGAACTTCAGCCCTCCGGGGGCATGCACCTGGGGCTGCGGCCGGAGCTCACTGCGTCCATTGCCCGCACCGCCGTGACCCGCCTGGCGCGGGTTACCTATCCCCAGCGGCTGTACTACAACGCCAACGTGTTTCGCCAAGCCGCCACGGGCAGTCACGGCGGCCAACAAGAGTTTTACCAGGCTGGAGTTGAGCTCTTAGGCGCAGGAGCAACCGTAGCCGATGCCGAGATGCTGCTGCTGCTCCTAGACAGCCTACAAAACCTTCACCTCGACGGCTGGTGCCTGATTTTAGGCGATGCCCAACTGACTCAGGCCCTGCTCACGCCCTTTGCCCCCGAGCAGCGTCAGCCTGTACGTCAGGCCCTGGCCGCCCTTGACCGGGTGGCCCTAGAGGGGCTCGACCTGCCCCCAGATCTGCGCCAACACGCCCTCGCCCTGCTGGACTTGCGGGGTCACCCTGAGGATGTGCTGCAATCGTTAGGGCAATTGCCCTTAGAAGCCGACACCCAAACGGCTGTAGAGCGCCTTAAGTCTTTGGTGGCCATGGTGCGGGAGGTGACTAAATCTCAGGCGATCGCCCTCACCTTAGACCTCAGCCTCATTCAACCCTTTGACTATTACACTGGCCTAGTGTTTGAGGTAGTCAGCGGTCCTGAGCAAGGGTGCCAGGTTTTGGGCCAAGGGGGCCGCTACGACCACTTACTAGCCGTATTTCAAGGGCAGGGCGAGGGCTTTCCCGGCATTGGGTTTGTGTTGAATATTGAGGCGCTGCATCAGGTGCTGCTGCCCACCGGACATCTGCCCCAAGATACGCCCCCCAGCGACTGGCTGGTAGTACCCACTGTGCCGCAGGCCGCCGCCGCCGCCTTTACCTACGCCCAAACGCTGCGAGCCTCTGCTAGTGTAGTGCGCGCTGAGGTCCACCTGGCCCCAGACGAACCGGCTGCGGCCACCCGTGACCTGGCTCGCCAGCGCCGTATTAGCCGCATCGCCTGGATTAGTCCCGACGGGTTGCCAGATATTGAAGCCCTGCACTAA
- a CDS encoding tetratricopeptide repeat protein, producing MKPDQGLFQFDFDDHHAVLGVPITADAKAVRKRYLAIARKLHPDSLSGATATQAQQASDVLSKLVNPAYEALSQEKSSTEHALVLKLKGQSLRQTGTAPPVTSALAQDLLKAAHIDAAYRQAVSGLAERQFDQLEVVSKVMGELSELNLVYLYRSSASDRTSSSQPARQTQARPNTPTTTASPLPRQNQAAILDSYINRAQEYEQNKDYSRAILELREAVKTYPHNGACHSYLAMLYFKAGQSTMARIHAKRALEINPNDERASQIQARVDKASGGSTTGSAKPSTAKGANPKTSDPKSSDRGGGFFGLFGGKKK from the coding sequence ATGAAACCAGATCAAGGGCTGTTTCAATTTGACTTTGACGACCATCATGCAGTGTTGGGGGTTCCCATTACCGCCGATGCTAAGGCCGTGCGCAAGCGTTACCTAGCGATTGCCCGCAAGCTGCATCCCGACAGTTTGTCCGGGGCGACCGCCACGCAGGCCCAGCAGGCCAGCGACGTGCTTTCGAAACTGGTCAACCCCGCCTACGAAGCCCTCAGCCAAGAGAAATCGAGTACTGAGCATGCGCTGGTGCTCAAGCTCAAGGGACAATCTCTACGCCAAACTGGCACAGCACCGCCGGTGACCTCAGCCCTAGCTCAAGATTTGCTCAAAGCGGCCCACATCGACGCCGCCTATCGCCAGGCGGTCAGCGGCCTGGCCGAGCGTCAGTTTGACCAGCTAGAGGTAGTCTCTAAGGTGATGGGCGAACTGAGCGAACTCAATCTGGTTTATCTGTACCGCAGTAGTGCTAGCGATCGCACTTCCAGCAGCCAGCCGGCCCGCCAGACACAGGCTCGGCCCAATACTCCGACAACGACGGCATCGCCGCTCCCTCGACAAAACCAGGCCGCCATTTTAGACAGCTATATCAACCGTGCCCAGGAATACGAGCAAAACAAAGACTATAGCCGCGCCATTCTAGAGCTGCGAGAGGCGGTTAAAACTTATCCGCACAATGGTGCCTGCCACAGCTACCTTGCCATGCTTTACTTCAAGGCTGGCCAGAGCACTATGGCCCGTATTCATGCCAAGCGCGCCCTCGAGATCAACCCTAATGATGAGCGGGCTAGCCAAATACAGGCCCGCGTCGACAAAGCCAGCGGCGGATCAACCACGGGCTCAGCTAAGCCCTCCACCGCCAAGGGCGCTAACCCCAAGACCTCTGACCCCAAATCCTCTGATCGGGGCGGCGGTTTCTTTGGACTATTTGGAGGCAAGAAAAAATGA
- a CDS encoding inositol monophosphatase family protein, translated as MAIPLQSDLQRWLDSATEAALAAGAVLQHHWGNLTSIDEKGRSGDLVTEADRGAEAAVMAVLQRHLPNEHGILAEESGAGGNPNATLLWAIDPLDGTTNYTHQYPFCAVSIGLLAEGEPVLGVIYDPIHHDLFRAATGLGATLNRRPIHVSATKQLAQSLLVTGFAYDRRETPDNNYAEFCHLTHLTQGVRRGGSAAIDLAYVACGRLDGYWERGLSPWDIAAGIALVREAGGQVTAYDGSTLEVMSGRLLATNGHIHSVMSHTLGQIKPLTLPLLDLPT; from the coding sequence ATGGCGATTCCCCTTCAGTCTGATTTGCAACGCTGGCTCGACAGCGCCACCGAAGCCGCCCTGGCTGCCGGAGCCGTGCTCCAGCACCACTGGGGTAACCTGACGAGCATTGACGAAAAGGGGCGATCGGGTGATTTAGTTACCGAAGCCGACCGAGGGGCTGAAGCTGCGGTGATGGCCGTACTCCAGCGCCACCTACCCAACGAACACGGCATTTTGGCTGAAGAGTCAGGGGCTGGAGGCAACCCCAATGCCACGTTGCTGTGGGCCATTGACCCCCTAGATGGCACCACCAACTATACCCATCAGTACCCCTTTTGTGCCGTATCTATCGGCCTACTGGCGGAAGGAGAGCCTGTGCTGGGGGTGATCTATGACCCCATTCATCACGATTTATTTCGCGCCGCCACTGGCCTAGGGGCCACCCTTAACCGCCGCCCCATTCACGTATCAGCCACCAAGCAGCTGGCCCAAAGTCTGCTAGTGACTGGCTTTGCCTACGATCGCCGTGAAACCCCCGACAACAACTACGCCGAATTTTGCCACCTCACCCACCTCACCCAAGGGGTACGTCGGGGTGGATCCGCTGCCATCGACCTGGCCTATGTTGCCTGTGGCCGCCTCGACGGCTACTGGGAACGGGGCCTTTCGCCTTGGGATATTGCCGCCGGTATTGCTCTGGTACGCGAGGCGGGCGGACAGGTGACCGCTTACGATGGCAGTACGTTGGAAGTAATGAGTGGTCGTCTACTGGCCACCAATGGCCATATTCACTCGGTTATGAGCCATACGCTGGGGCAGATTAAACCCTTAACTCTACCGCTCTTAGATCTACCTACCTAA
- a CDS encoding 2Fe-2S iron-sulfur cluster-binding protein — protein MTRTHTVTIHHRQTGRIFTVEVPEDRYILQFAESQGVELPFACRNGACTTCAVRLLAGEVEQPEAMGLSPDLRKQGYALLCVSYPRSNIQAETQDEDEVYELQFGRYFGKGKIRRGLPLEED, from the coding sequence ATGACCCGCACCCACACCGTCACCATCCACCATCGCCAAACCGGTCGTATTTTCACTGTAGAGGTTCCCGAAGACCGCTACATTCTTCAATTTGCTGAAAGCCAAGGGGTTGAGCTGCCCTTTGCCTGCCGCAATGGGGCTTGCACCACCTGCGCCGTGCGCCTGCTAGCTGGGGAAGTGGAGCAGCCCGAGGCCATGGGGCTTTCCCCTGACCTGCGTAAGCAGGGCTACGCACTGCTGTGCGTCAGCTATCCCCGCAGCAACATTCAGGCCGAAACTCAGGATGAAGACGAGGTCTACGAGCTTCAGTTTGGTCGGTACTTTGGCAAGGGTAAAATTCGCCGTGGCCTTCCCTTGGAAGAAGACTAG
- a CDS encoding DMT family transporter, with translation MGPADYQPDSPILRPNASTEAQSAEAILQALGQDLDTLRHQVSGHLSADIAHLQAHKQRLMADIEALEGDFESLQSQHRQLQTTYSAALTEQQITQQQAWAKRLAVALATHLQGRLEAALTNPAALQAALPPPEVLAPLTHTSQGVSALDATLQSTLASLQHDLTSYHSSLSQQINRMQTLEQQGEALLEALVGRLSQQLQTQMVPPPAARHGYSASPLRPSAGEAVTGQALSGRPYRGPQPTAAYPSSGPAQTASPPPSGLQQPPWPTAAPSSPGGKVESAPRPERGAGSGALVGSDRLPTAAQLQMGLLMVVLSTLALSMHNVVVGVIGYGGQFLGRIPIEGVLPLTIPNSLLLLWLRMVVVVPLLALLAPRLYPSVGNDLRQLFRSPDKRPLMQVVASGGFLFLSQVLIYKAIADIGPGVAVTLLFMYPLITVPLAWFLFGDRPTSLRLVVMFAITMGIVFTALPRIYTDLSGNSVSLWGVGAALLSSIAFALFLIAMQLSFKRLHPVSVSLLQFSTIFILTSLILIIGSFFGLDPGEPSSALGLYSGAGLLGLLTLLGYLFNNYGVKLLGASQASIVAASGPVVTAILAYLITPGEKSTLMFIQWMGVILVTLGVISLSLERLASQRMQARRRSAVPANTGQWP, from the coding sequence ATGGGGCCTGCTGACTACCAACCCGATTCTCCCATCCTGCGCCCTAACGCCTCTACCGAGGCCCAGTCTGCTGAGGCTATTTTGCAGGCATTAGGACAAGACTTAGACACCCTTCGCCATCAAGTCTCTGGCCATCTGTCGGCCGATATTGCCCATCTGCAAGCCCACAAGCAGCGACTGATGGCCGACATCGAAGCCCTCGAAGGCGACTTTGAGAGTCTCCAAAGCCAGCATCGGCAGCTACAAACCACCTACAGTGCTGCTCTTACCGAGCAACAAATTACTCAGCAGCAGGCATGGGCCAAGCGTCTGGCCGTAGCGTTAGCCACCCATCTCCAGGGGCGACTCGAAGCGGCATTGACCAATCCGGCGGCGCTTCAGGCGGCTCTGCCCCCCCCGGAGGTTCTAGCCCCGCTTACCCATACAAGTCAGGGGGTGAGCGCCCTCGATGCCACCCTCCAGAGCACCCTGGCGTCGCTACAGCACGATTTAACCAGCTACCACAGCAGCCTCTCCCAGCAAATCAACCGTATGCAGACCCTAGAGCAGCAGGGAGAAGCCCTGCTCGAGGCATTGGTCGGTCGGCTGAGCCAGCAGCTGCAAACCCAGATGGTGCCGCCCCCCGCCGCTAGGCATGGATATAGCGCTTCTCCCCTTCGACCTAGCGCTGGAGAGGCCGTAACAGGGCAAGCCCTCTCCGGTAGACCCTATCGCGGGCCACAGCCAACAGCAGCCTACCCTAGCTCAGGCCCAGCCCAAACGGCATCGCCCCCCCCGAGCGGGTTACAACAGCCACCGTGGCCTACCGCTGCGCCCAGCTCACCGGGGGGGAAGGTTGAGTCTGCTCCCCGGCCCGAACGGGGAGCAGGTTCTGGTGCTCTAGTTGGGAGCGATCGCCTACCCACCGCCGCCCAGCTCCAGATGGGGCTGCTGATGGTCGTGCTTTCTACCCTGGCGCTGTCGATGCACAACGTAGTCGTCGGCGTTATTGGCTATGGTGGGCAATTTTTGGGCCGCATTCCCATTGAGGGGGTTCTGCCCTTAACTATCCCTAACTCACTGCTGCTGCTGTGGCTACGCATGGTAGTGGTTGTGCCCCTGCTGGCTCTATTAGCCCCCCGCCTGTATCCGTCGGTGGGCAATGATCTGCGACAACTGTTTCGAAGCCCCGACAAGCGCCCGTTGATGCAGGTGGTGGCCAGCGGCGGCTTCCTATTTTTGTCTCAGGTGCTGATCTATAAGGCGATCGCCGATATCGGCCCAGGAGTCGCCGTGACGCTGCTGTTTATGTATCCGTTGATTACGGTACCCCTGGCCTGGTTTTTGTTTGGCGATCGGCCCACCTCGCTGCGTTTAGTCGTCATGTTTGCCATCACCATGGGTATTGTATTTACGGCTCTGCCGCGAATTTATACCGATCTCAGTGGGAATAGCGTCTCGCTGTGGGGAGTAGGGGCTGCCCTATTGTCTAGCATTGCCTTTGCCCTGTTTCTAATAGCCATGCAGCTGAGCTTTAAGCGACTGCACCCGGTGTCGGTGAGCCTGCTTCAGTTCTCGACCATTTTTATTCTGACCAGCCTGATTTTAATTATTGGTTCATTCTTTGGGCTCGACCCCGGTGAACCCAGCAGCGCTTTGGGTCTCTACAGCGGTGCGGGGCTGCTGGGGTTACTCACCCTGCTGGGGTATCTGTTTAATAACTATGGTGTCAAGCTGCTGGGGGCTTCGCAGGCATCGATCGTGGCGGCAAGCGGGCCAGTGGTGACGGCCATCTTGGCTTACCTGATTACCCCCGGCGAGAAATCGACCCTGATGTTTATTCAATGGATGGGGGTGATTTTAGTCACCCTTGGGGTAATTTCCCTGAGCCTTGAACGACTGGCTAGCCAGCGCATGCAGGCCCGACGACGCAGCGCTGTACCCGCTAACACCGGCCAATGGCCCTAG
- a CDS encoding PAS domain S-box protein, which produces MARVSPSLQSIGEFLQARLSKRIAYWVFVSIVVIEVVILVPSVLRRERELLNYLRSLSTAQALGRLDAATLANLQDEMLVEYLQGIQTSHVILGGAIYDLDGTRVGRFGEPPQLTLAESQRGNGRYYRRQNRYDAPWDMPPLRDRYVLVVRHDAGWVQQEFFAFIGRITGLVVIISVFVTGATLVVLRRLVIKPIMLLRQDLLTAGRAIGDDRDPQALAFESLLYARADELGDVIAAFEQMFGQITAAVAIRKQSETRFRTLVEQAADAFFVINAAGQIVDVNQNACDSLGYSRDELLDLSVVDIQTTYSQADFEALWQQLQPGAPQTREGWHQRKDGTGFPVEVRLGLLETQGDRYGLALVRDIRDRKVSEAAQARLAEIGELAAMIVHEVRNPLTTVLLGLNSFRSLPLPERAQARLELALEEAERLQKLLNEILLYSRDPTLELEPVEINGLIQDLAKSLAHNQASLLGQLTVMTMVAPVVVMGDRDKLKQVFINLIANAQEACPPEDAITWTVHPPETGQVTISVHNSGAPIPPTVLPKLTQPFFTTKSTGSGLGLAITKRIIDAHQGQLAIASAAHLGTTVTVRLPVVERPAPDNQRPPN; this is translated from the coding sequence ATGGCCAGGGTGAGCCCATCGCTGCAATCCATCGGCGAATTTCTTCAGGCTAGGCTCTCTAAACGCATTGCCTACTGGGTCTTTGTAAGCATTGTTGTGATTGAGGTGGTAATTCTGGTGCCCTCGGTGCTGCGGCGTGAACGGGAGCTGTTGAACTATCTGCGATCGCTCTCTACGGCCCAGGCGCTGGGGCGACTCGATGCCGCTACCTTGGCTAACTTGCAGGACGAGATGCTGGTCGAGTATCTCCAAGGTATTCAGACTAGCCATGTCATTTTGGGCGGTGCTATCTATGACCTGGATGGCACCAGGGTCGGTCGTTTTGGCGAACCTCCCCAGCTAACCTTGGCCGAAAGCCAGCGGGGTAACGGCCGCTATTATCGCCGCCAAAACCGCTACGATGCCCCCTGGGATATGCCTCCCCTGCGCGATCGCTATGTGCTGGTGGTGCGTCATGATGCCGGTTGGGTGCAGCAGGAGTTTTTTGCCTTCATTGGCCGTATTACTGGGCTAGTCGTGATCATCTCGGTGTTTGTGACCGGGGCCACTCTAGTCGTGCTGCGCCGTCTGGTGATTAAACCAATCATGCTGTTGCGCCAAGATTTGCTCACGGCGGGTCGCGCTATTGGCGACGACCGCGACCCCCAAGCTCTGGCCTTTGAGTCACTTCTTTATGCCCGCGCCGATGAGCTGGGCGATGTGATCGCGGCCTTTGAACAGATGTTTGGGCAAATTACCGCTGCCGTAGCTATCCGCAAGCAAAGCGAGACCCGGTTTCGCACCCTGGTGGAGCAGGCAGCAGATGCCTTTTTTGTGATTAATGCTGCCGGTCAGATAGTAGATGTCAACCAGAATGCCTGCGATAGCCTGGGCTACAGTCGAGATGAGCTGCTCGACCTGTCTGTGGTCGATATTCAAACCACCTATAGCCAGGCCGACTTTGAGGCACTTTGGCAACAGTTGCAACCGGGGGCACCCCAAACCCGAGAGGGTTGGCACCAGCGCAAAGATGGCACTGGCTTTCCAGTCGAGGTGCGTTTGGGGCTGCTCGAAACCCAGGGCGATCGCTACGGTCTAGCTCTGGTGCGAGATATTCGCGATCGCAAAGTTTCAGAAGCTGCCCAAGCCCGCCTGGCCGAAATTGGCGAGCTGGCCGCCATGATTGTCCACGAGGTGCGCAATCCTCTGACTACGGTGCTGCTGGGGCTCAATTCTTTTCGTAGCCTCCCACTGCCCGAGCGGGCCCAAGCCCGTCTAGAGCTGGCGCTCGAAGAGGCTGAGCGTCTGCAAAAACTACTTAACGAGATCTTGCTCTACTCCCGCGACCCCACCCTTGAGCTTGAGCCAGTAGAAATCAACGGTTTGATCCAAGATTTGGCCAAATCTTTAGCCCACAACCAGGCCAGCCTTTTGGGGCAGCTAACGGTGATGACTATGGTTGCCCCGGTCGTGGTTATGGGCGATCGCGACAAGCTCAAGCAAGTGTTTATTAATCTGATCGCCAATGCCCAAGAGGCCTGTCCCCCAGAGGACGCCATCACCTGGACGGTTCACCCTCCCGAGACGGGCCAAGTTACTATTAGCGTGCACAATAGCGGTGCGCCGATCCCACCGACGGTGTTGCCCAAACTGACCCAGCCGTTCTTTACTACCAAATCTACGGGTAGCGGCCTGGGCCTAGCGATTACGAAGCGCATCATTGATGCCCATCAGGGACAACTGGCGATCGCCTCGGCTGCCCACCTGGGCACCACCGTCACCGTCAGGCTGCCAGTCGTTGAGCGCCCGGCTCCAGACAACCAGCGCCCCCCCAACTAA
- a CDS encoding ABC1 kinase family protein, which produces MGTYDAAAIARYFRWRIGTLGWRILQISWWLGTFVLGLQMDRWFSQEEQNRPRRAVQLRQVLTNLGPTFIKVGQALSTRPDLVRQDFLDELTKLQDQLPPFPTAEAMAIIEAELDYSPKEIFSTLSPLPVAAASLGQVYRGRLFSGEEVAVKVQRPHLRPVLCRDLYLMRWAAGWLGKFLPLNLGHDLTLIVDEFGTKLFEEIDYLNEGHNAERFAANFKDDVTVKVPVIYWPYCSHRVLTLEWIEGCKLTDMASLRQGNLDPDRLIEIGVTAGLRQLLEFGFFHADPHPGNLFALADGRMAYIDFGMMDQLDQITKETLVDAVVHLINQDFSNLGKDFVKLGFLTPETDLGPIVPALKRVLGDAIGAKVSDFNFKTITDQFSELMYEYPFRVPAKFALIIRSLVTQEGLALSLNPEFKIVNVAYPYVARRLLLGETPALRQRLLEVLFQDGQLQWQRLENMLAIAQGDTGFDLLPTAGLGLGYLMSEEGAHLRQMIVLALTEDDRLHTQEVQRLWALVKDDITFDKVLGVAWGAFANYSLERAEQLVPVVGGLRQVLRT; this is translated from the coding sequence ATGGGCACCTACGATGCAGCGGCGATAGCCCGCTATTTTCGTTGGCGAATAGGCACCTTAGGCTGGCGAATTTTGCAAATTTCGTGGTGGCTGGGCACGTTTGTGCTGGGCCTACAGATGGATCGCTGGTTTAGTCAAGAAGAGCAAAACCGTCCCCGCCGAGCGGTGCAGCTACGCCAAGTGCTCACGAATCTGGGGCCTACCTTTATTAAAGTAGGACAGGCTCTCTCCACTCGTCCCGACTTAGTGCGGCAAGATTTTCTAGACGAGCTGACTAAGCTGCAAGATCAGCTGCCGCCTTTTCCTACCGCTGAGGCGATGGCCATCATTGAGGCAGAGCTTGACTATAGCCCCAAAGAAATTTTTAGTACTTTATCGCCTTTGCCAGTGGCGGCGGCTAGCCTAGGCCAGGTGTACCGGGGGCGGCTGTTTTCTGGAGAAGAAGTAGCTGTTAAGGTGCAGCGACCCCACCTGCGGCCAGTCCTGTGTCGCGATCTGTATTTAATGCGATGGGCTGCGGGCTGGTTGGGTAAATTTTTGCCTCTCAACCTGGGTCACGATCTGACCCTAATCGTGGATGAGTTTGGCACCAAGCTGTTTGAGGAAATCGACTACCTCAACGAGGGCCATAACGCCGAGCGATTTGCAGCCAACTTCAAAGACGATGTCACCGTTAAGGTGCCGGTGATTTATTGGCCCTACTGTAGCCATCGGGTGCTCACCTTAGAATGGATCGAGGGCTGCAAGCTTACCGATATGGCATCGCTCCGGCAAGGCAATTTAGACCCCGATCGACTGATTGAGATTGGGGTGACGGCGGGCCTGCGTCAGCTACTAGAGTTTGGTTTTTTTCACGCCGATCCCCACCCTGGCAACCTATTTGCCTTGGCCGATGGCCGGATGGCCTACATCGATTTTGGCATGATGGATCAGCTCGATCAGATCACCAAAGAGACGCTGGTAGATGCAGTAGTTCACCTGATCAACCAAGATTTCAGCAATCTGGGCAAAGACTTTGTCAAGCTAGGCTTTTTGACGCCAGAAACCGATCTAGGACCAATTGTGCCTGCCCTCAAGCGGGTGCTGGGCGACGCTATTGGGGCTAAGGTAAGCGACTTTAACTTCAAAACAATCACCGACCAGTTCTCAGAGTTGATGTACGAGTACCCGTTTCGGGTACCTGCCAAGTTTGCCCTAATTATTCGATCGCTGGTGACCCAGGAAGGTCTGGCTTTAAGCCTTAATCCTGAGTTTAAGATCGTCAATGTGGCCTATCCCTATGTGGCTCGTCGGCTGCTCTTGGGTGAAACCCCGGCCCTGCGACAGCGACTGCTGGAAGTGCTGTTTCAGGATGGTCAGCTTCAGTGGCAACGGCTGGAAAACATGTTGGCGATCGCCCAGGGTGATACCGGTTTCGACCTTCTCCCCACGGCGGGGCTAGGCCTTGGCTACCTGATGTCTGAGGAAGGTGCCCACCTACGTCAAATGATTGTGCTAGCCCTCACAGAAGACGACCGGCTGCATACTCAGGAGGTTCAGCGACTGTGGGCCTTAGTCAAGGACGACATTACCTTTGACAAGGTGCTAGGTGTAGCCTGGGGCGCGTTTGCCAACTATTCTCTCGAACGGGCGGAGCAGTTGGTGCCTGTGGTGGGTGGCTTACGTCAAGTGCTGCGAACCTAG